Proteins encoded together in one Larus michahellis chromosome 4, bLarMic1.1, whole genome shotgun sequence window:
- the GPR132 gene encoding putative G-protein coupled receptor 132 has product MENFTDTSDSSTCKGIPYNDSKTLLVAVYSIVFAIGLPANCLTSLLTFVQIQRNKVIAIYIFSLSLCELMYLSTLPLWIIYVQNEHQWKMGERACKITGFIFFCNIYISILLLCCISVDRYVALVYALESRGRRGQKMAIIIVCFLFAVVAIIHTPVFYMADGHKNETTCFETLPLDIKLASFGFARFLFGFAVPFTVLIFTNYKIFQSTKTSSSLTGRQKAKVKYLAIAIIVIFLMCFAPYHVVLLIRSIYYIFHQNCSCPFEKDVYSVFTVFLCLATANSVADPIIYVLVSENVRKDFSRTLRRWRLNSSRLNSSINHKTDSIKLKMSKGSQERGLREDSKEIPDSCDIQKTCSSGKDQEGGS; this is encoded by the coding sequence ATGGAAAATTTTACAGACACAAGTGATAGCTCCACTTGCAAAGGAATTCCCTACAACGACAGCAAGACACTTCTGGTTGCTGTTTACAGCATTGTTTTTGCCATAGGCCTTCCAGCAAATTGCTTAACTTCCCTGCTTACATTTGTACAAATCCAAAGGAATAAAGTAATTGCCATCTACATTTTCAGTTTATCATTGTGTGAGCTGATGTATTTAAGTACTTTGCCTCTCTGGATTATCTATGTGCAAAATGAGCACCAGTGGAAAATGGGTGAACGTGCTTGCAAAATAACAGGATTCATCTTTTTCTGCAACATATACATCAGCATTCTGCTTTTGTGCTGCATTTCTGTGGATCGTTACGTGGCACTGGTGTATGCTCTGGAATCAAGGGGAAGAAGAGGACAGAAAATGGCAATCATAATagtgtgttttctctttgctgtggTTGCAATAATCCACACTCCGGTATTTTACATGGCAGATGGACATAAGAATGAGACGACATGCTTTGAGACTTTGCCCCTTGACATAAAATTAGCTTCTTTCGGCTTTGCTAGGTTCCTGTTCGGATTTGCCGTACCTTTTACAGTCCTCATTTTCACAAACTACAaaattttccaaagcacaaagaCAAGCAGCAGCTTGACTGGTCGCCAAAAAGCCAAAGTGAAATATCTGGCTATCGCCATTATTGTCATTTTCCTGATGTGCTTTGCTCCCTACCATGTGGTACTCTTAATAAGATCCATATACTATATATTTCATCAAAATTGCTCATGTCCATTTGAAAAAGATGTATATTCAGTTTTTACAGTGTTTCTGTGTTTAGCCACTGCAAACAGCGTTGCCGATCCAATCATCTACGTGCTGGTTAgtgaaaatgtcagaaaagattTTTCTAGAACTCTGAGAAGATGGAGATTGAACTCATCCAGGCTGAATTCATCCATTAATCACAAGACTGACAGCATAAAATTGAAAATGTCAAAAGGATCACAGGAAAGAGGGCTAagagaagacagcaaagaaataCCAGATTCATGTGACATTCAAAAGACCTGTAGTAGTGGCAAAGACCAAGAAGGTGGCAGCTAG